Sequence from the Gemmatimonadota bacterium genome:
CGGGTGATCACCACCTCGGTGTACGGCGTGGGCAACTCGCCCTCGCTGTTGTCGAGGTAGAGCGACACTTCGGCCACGTTGACGGGGCGACGGGTGGCCGCGCCCTGGAAGATCACGTCCTCCATCTTCCCGCCGCGCAGGAGGCGCGCGGACTGTTCGCCGAGCACCCAGCGCACGGCGTCGGAGACGTTGGACTTGCCGCAGCCGTTCGGCCCGACGATCGAGGTGACCCCCTGGTCGAAGGTCATGGTCACGGTGTCGGCAAAGGACTTGAAGCCGGACAGTTCCAGCTTGGTGAGCTTCATTGCGGAGTCGGCATTGGGGTCGGCGTCGACGGCGCCCCCCGCCCGGCAGGCAGGGGGGTCACCGGAATCCCCAAAGATAGCGGGTGCGGGAAGCCCCGGGGGTCAGGTCCCGGGATCGGCCGCGAAGATGAAGTAGGTCCGCCCGAGGCGCTTGCCATCGGCGTCGGCCTCCTCGCGGGTGCGGTACGGCCCGATGACGACCCGATAGGGGTCCTCGGGGCCCTTCGGCTGGAGGAGCTGGGCCGCCCATCCGGCGCCCTTGAGCTGGTCCACCAGGGCCTTGGCGAAGTCCTGGTTCTGGGACGCCGAAACCTGGAGGTAGAGCCGCTGACCGGTCACCCCCGACGACGCGGCGGGTGGGGTGACCGGTGGGGTGGGATCGGTCGTGACCGGGGGGGCCGTCGTCGGCGCCACCGTCCCGGTGTCGCGGGGCGTGCTGTCGGCGGTCGCCGGCTCCACGGCGGCCACGGTGACCTCCTGAGCGGCCCCCTTCGGCAGCCAGGGTACCGTGAGGTAGATGTCGGCCGCCGCGCCACGGAGCCGGGCCACCGGGCCCGGCACGGCCCGCAGGAGGTCCCAGGCCACCAGGTCGTCGTGGTCGCGCACGATCAATGACTTGCTCCCGGCCACCAGGGGCAGGTCGGCCGCCCAGGTCGACTGGACCGTGGCAGCAACTTCCCAATGGACCAGGTCGACGACCCAGATCGAATCGCCCTCGAGCGGACGGGCCAGCAGCCAGCGCCCGGTTCGGTCGACACGGAGCGCGCGCGCCGTCCCGGGGAGCTTGAGGGCCTTCATCTCGTCGCCGCTGAAGCGGTCGAGCATGACCAGGTCGTCACGGCTTCGGGCGACGTAGAGCCGGTGGCCCGACGGAGAGAAGGCGGCGACGGTCGGGCTTCCCTTCATCTCGACGAACTTCGGGCCCGGCTTGCCGGAGGGCTCGACGTAGATGAGCCCGGAGTCGGTGGCGACCACGAAGTAGTCGCCGTACCAGGTGCTCGACATCTCGCCGCCGGGAACTTCGAAGCGGCGCAGCTCGCCCTCTTCGCCAATCACCTGGGCGAGGTGGCTGCGACGCGAGTACGCGACCAGCGACGAGCCGGGGGCACGCAGCAACTGCACCGGACCGCCCTCGACCGCGGCCCGGAAGGTGGTCAGGGAACGATTGGCAAAGCGGAGCGGACGCCGCGTCGAGTCGAGCCCGAGGATCACGCCGTCCGGGGTGGCGACCA
This genomic interval carries:
- a CDS encoding SPOR domain-containing protein produces the protein MLLRLPAEGGTATLLWPDSLTPVGWRSSGLPPIERALATDLEEKMVYAVDDKGRLIGIDLITERFRPFLVNARELVATPDGVILGLDSTRRPLRFANRSLTTFRAAVEGGPVQLLRAPGSSLVAYSRRSHLAQVIGEEGELRRFEVPGGEMSSTWYGDYFVVATDSGLIYVEPSGKPGPKFVEMKGSPTVAAFSPSGHRLYVARSRDDLVMLDRFSGDEMKALKLPGTARALRVDRTGRWLLARPLEGDSIWVVDLVHWEVAATVQSTWAADLPLVAGSKSLIVRDHDDLVAWDLLRAVPGPVARLRGAAADIYLTVPWLPKGAAQEVTVAAVEPATADSTPRDTGTVAPTTAPPVTTDPTPPVTPPAASSGVTGQRLYLQVSASQNQDFAKALVDQLKGAGWAAQLLQPKGPEDPYRVVIGPYRTREEADADGKRLGRTYFIFAADPGT